One region of Sphingomonas abietis genomic DNA includes:
- a CDS encoding PAS domain-containing protein has protein sequence MAWTADAIGGLLEVDERGLELTGLSFDRLRGGSFLAVVHPDDRGVQSGRILHGIGRGHSIGRATAIGGSATAVRSR, from the coding sequence ATTGCCTGGACGGCCGATGCGATCGGCGGCCTCCTCGAAGTCGATGAACGTGGTCTGGAGCTTACCGGCCTGAGCTTCGATCGGCTCCGGGGTGGCAGCTTCCTGGCGGTGGTGCACCCCGACGACCGGGGTGTCCAATCGGGCCGCATTCTACATGGGATTGGGAGAGGCCATAGCATCGGCCGCGCAACGGCAATCGGAGGTAGCGCTACTGCTGTTCGATCTCGATAA
- a CDS encoding diguanylate cyclase has protein sequence MGLGEAIASAAQRQSEVALLLFDLDNFKQINDQFGHDVGDAVRIWLFTARRLREGGGSSSSRPRSVKWRSRAALSSSSCVSHSSAMSSSSITSPRSRRGPMR, from the coding sequence ATGGGATTGGGAGAGGCCATAGCATCGGCCGCGCAACGGCAATCGGAGGTAGCGCTACTGCTGTTCGATCTCGATAACTTCAAGCAGATCAACGACCAGTTCGGTCACGATGTTGGCGACGCGGTGCGGATCTGGCTCTTTACCGCGCGAAGGCTGCGGGAAGGGGGCGGGTCGAGTTCTTCACGCCCACGTTCCGTGAAGTGGCGGTCGCGCGCCGCGCTTTCGAGCAGCAGTTGCGTCTCGCATTCGAGCGCGATGAGTTCGAGCTCTATTACCAGCCCCAGGTCGCGACGGGGACCAATGCGCTGA
- a CDS encoding putative bifunctional diguanylate cyclase/phosphodiesterase, with translation MAVARRAFEQQLRLAFERDEFELYYQPQVATGTNALTGAEALIRWNHPDRGLLTPASFIDVLSEKPSAIAVGEWVLRTACRQAAEWRKWVPGFRIGVNLFEAQFSTGRLLSAVRQTLAECGLPPEALELEIVENILLRNDKKTLRLLQELRKLGVGLAFDDYGTGFASLSLLKRYSVSRLKIDRSFIRDVTTDPEDAAVVKAILYLGKAFGVDVIAEGVETLTPWEFLNRNKCAEAQGHLFGAAMSAADFTLNPRVAIRPLRDPSAADESPALPSEDHIAGGQGTDRRRARRATRLG, from the coding sequence GTGGCGGTCGCGCGCCGCGCTTTCGAGCAGCAGTTGCGTCTCGCATTCGAGCGCGATGAGTTCGAGCTCTATTACCAGCCCCAGGTCGCGACGGGGACCAATGCGCTGACCGGTGCCGAGGCGCTCATCCGCTGGAACCATCCTGACAGGGGTCTGCTGACACCGGCATCGTTCATCGATGTATTGAGCGAGAAGCCTTCCGCAATTGCCGTCGGCGAGTGGGTGCTGCGGACCGCCTGCCGGCAGGCCGCCGAATGGCGCAAGTGGGTCCCGGGTTTCCGGATCGGCGTGAACCTGTTCGAAGCGCAGTTCAGCACGGGGCGCCTCCTGTCTGCGGTGCGCCAGACCCTTGCGGAGTGCGGCCTGCCGCCGGAAGCACTCGAGCTCGAGATCGTCGAGAATATTCTCCTGCGTAACGACAAGAAGACCCTCCGGCTGCTTCAGGAACTGCGCAAGCTCGGGGTCGGGCTGGCGTTCGACGACTATGGGACCGGCTTTGCCTCGCTCAGTCTTCTCAAGCGCTATTCTGTCTCGCGTCTCAAGATCGATCGCTCCTTCATCCGCGACGTCACCACCGATCCCGAGGACGCCGCCGTGGTGAAAGCCATTCTCTATCTGGGCAAGGCCTTCGGCGTCGATGTGATCGCCGAAGGTGTCGAGACGCTGACGCCGTGGGAGTTCCTCAATCGCAATAAATGCGCTGAGGCACAGGGCCATCTCTTCGGAGCCGCGATGAGTGCCGCGGACTTCACGTTGAACCCGCGAGTCGCGATCCGGCCGTTGCGAGATCCGTCGGCGGCGGACGAAAGCCCCGCCCTCCCGTCGGAAGATCATATCGCCGGAGGGCAGGGGACAGACCGAAGGCGAGCCCGGCGAGCGACTCGTCTGGGCTGA
- a CDS encoding DUF2147 domain-containing protein produces the protein MRKQLPIFAILIGTAQALASPAITGTPVDRSMGIWRNPQDSVHVRSDHCGASMCGTVIWANDKARMDARKGGTADIIGLQLFRNFHKNSRGEWRGEVYVPDIDRTFSGTIKVIDDNTLTGTGCLIGRVGCRSQTWTRIE, from the coding sequence ATGAGAAAGCAGCTGCCGATCTTCGCCATCCTCATCGGAACCGCGCAGGCGCTCGCATCGCCCGCGATCACCGGCACCCCCGTGGACCGCTCGATGGGGATCTGGCGCAACCCGCAGGATAGCGTCCATGTTCGCTCGGATCACTGCGGCGCGAGCATGTGCGGGACTGTCATATGGGCTAACGACAAGGCCAGAATGGACGCACGCAAGGGCGGAACCGCCGACATTATCGGCCTTCAGCTCTTCCGGAATTTTCACAAGAACAGTCGAGGTGAGTGGCGCGGCGAGGTCTATGTGCCCGACATCGACAGGACATTTTCGGGAACGATCAAGGTCATAGACGACAATACATTGACCGGAACGGGCTGCCTCATCGGCCGCGTCGGCTGCCGAAGCCAGACATGGACCCGAATCGAGTAG
- a CDS encoding YadA family autotransporter adhesin: MVLVTQGHSTDFIAESCAGSAANRAHATKRSISAIAILMATACLASQAHAQAATTPNLVSACSGVSLPRSAVTGIITPVINGIVDPIQTAVNPLLGVLGLNINTTTLLDGAAAGDPITLQVLNANGTVVGPDDRCDLQADSLGLNTEGGIAIGGNRITGLGTNGQQASAGEANSIAFGNAAATAATSANSIAFGSGASVGENAADATALGTGAQVTAANSVALGSNSVANRGASPTYTATGLATPQTSFGEVSVGAAGAERQITNVAAGSAPTDAVNVAQLDGVAAQVGDVADTAVFYDSAAKNNVTLAGAGGTTITNVAPGALAATSTDAVNGSQLFATNGNVTNNMNAITNLTSNIQNGSVGTVRYSNSATPTVPNGGTPTNDLTLVGATAAPVGLHDVRDGTVAAGSTDAVNGGQLYTLSSQVGTLGGLAVQYDDATRTRVTLGGAGAAPVALGNVAAGTLAAGSTDAVNGGQLVALGNGVAGAIGGGTAYDPTTNSLTTSLTYGGATYGSVQAAFNAVDGAVNGGAGIRYFHVQSTLGDSVVSADNSMAIGPEANASAANSVALGTGSTAARGANVGYTAVGLAAPQTSAGELSVGAAGEERQITNVAAGSAPTDAVNVAQLTGVADQVAALGSTAVQYDGTDKSTVTLGGAGGTTVTNVKAGTVSATSTDAVNGSQLYATNVNVANNTTAITNLSNSVANGSAGPVQYSNPDDPTTPNGGTRTNDLTLVGAAAGSVGLHNVGNGSISAGSTDAVNGGQVYALALTAVNAVSYDTDANGNRTNTVTLAGGNLAAPVTIANVADGTVAAGSTEAVNGGQLYTTNQAVTTAQTTANTALALGQNSVQYDNASHTDVTLGSTGGDDTPSAPVAVHNVAAGTSPTDAVNLAQLNSGINSAVTQANSYTDQRFAAINYDLRKVRRDSYAGTAGALAAAGLPQAYEAGKGMVAMAGGTYQGQSAFALGLSKAMNDSHTVVKLSATYDTQGRAGGAAGVGYQF, translated from the coding sequence ATGGTTTTGGTCACTCAAGGGCACAGCACTGACTTCATCGCCGAATCTTGCGCAGGGAGTGCCGCCAACAGAGCGCATGCTACCAAGCGCAGCATATCCGCCATCGCCATCCTGATGGCCACGGCCTGTCTCGCCTCCCAGGCCCATGCCCAGGCGGCGACAACGCCCAATCTGGTTAGCGCCTGCTCGGGCGTAAGCCTGCCGAGATCGGCGGTAACGGGCATCATTACGCCCGTGATCAATGGCATTGTCGATCCGATCCAGACCGCGGTGAATCCACTCCTCGGTGTTCTCGGTCTCAACATCAACACGACGACATTACTGGATGGCGCGGCTGCCGGGGATCCAATCACGCTTCAGGTCCTCAATGCCAACGGCACGGTCGTCGGTCCGGACGACCGCTGCGACCTCCAAGCCGACAGCCTGGGCCTTAATACGGAGGGCGGCATTGCCATCGGCGGCAACCGCATCACCGGCCTCGGCACCAATGGGCAGCAGGCGAGCGCTGGCGAGGCCAACTCGATTGCCTTCGGCAATGCGGCCGCAACAGCTGCCACCTCGGCCAATTCGATTGCATTCGGTTCAGGCGCAAGCGTCGGTGAGAATGCGGCCGACGCAACGGCATTGGGTACAGGCGCACAGGTGACAGCCGCTAACAGCGTTGCGCTGGGTTCCAACAGCGTCGCTAATCGCGGGGCATCTCCGACCTACACGGCAACCGGCCTCGCCACGCCGCAGACGTCGTTCGGAGAGGTCTCGGTCGGCGCGGCTGGTGCGGAGCGCCAGATCACCAACGTCGCGGCAGGTTCGGCGCCGACGGATGCCGTGAACGTCGCGCAACTCGACGGCGTAGCCGCACAGGTAGGCGACGTAGCGGATACTGCCGTCTTTTATGACAGCGCGGCAAAGAACAACGTGACATTGGCCGGTGCCGGCGGAACGACGATCACCAATGTCGCGCCCGGCGCCCTCGCCGCCACCTCTACGGATGCCGTGAACGGAAGCCAGTTGTTCGCGACCAATGGCAACGTCACCAACAACATGAACGCGATCACCAACCTGACCAGCAATATCCAGAACGGCTCGGTCGGCACTGTCCGCTATTCGAACTCCGCAACGCCGACGGTGCCCAATGGTGGCACGCCCACCAACGACCTCACGCTCGTTGGCGCGACCGCAGCTCCGGTCGGTCTCCACGACGTCCGCGACGGGACCGTGGCTGCAGGCTCGACCGACGCGGTCAACGGTGGCCAGCTCTATACGCTGAGCAGCCAGGTCGGCACGCTCGGTGGCCTTGCCGTCCAGTATGACGACGCGACCCGCACCCGGGTGACGCTTGGCGGAGCAGGCGCAGCACCGGTCGCGTTGGGTAACGTGGCAGCGGGAACGCTAGCAGCCGGCTCGACGGACGCGGTCAATGGCGGACAGCTGGTCGCGCTCGGTAACGGCGTCGCAGGTGCAATCGGTGGTGGCACCGCCTATGATCCGACCACCAACAGCCTGACGACCAGTCTGACCTATGGCGGTGCAACCTACGGCAGCGTCCAGGCCGCCTTCAATGCGGTCGATGGCGCGGTCAACGGCGGTGCCGGTATCCGCTACTTCCATGTTCAGTCGACGCTCGGCGACTCGGTGGTCTCGGCAGACAACAGCATGGCGATCGGACCGGAAGCCAACGCATCTGCCGCCAACAGCGTGGCACTCGGTACCGGCTCCACGGCAGCGCGCGGTGCGAATGTCGGTTATACCGCCGTTGGTCTTGCCGCCCCGCAGACGTCGGCGGGCGAGCTCTCGGTCGGAGCCGCGGGCGAGGAACGCCAGATCACCAACGTCGCCGCCGGGTCCGCACCGACGGATGCGGTGAACGTCGCCCAGCTGACCGGTGTCGCCGATCAGGTGGCAGCGCTTGGATCGACGGCCGTCCAGTACGACGGCACCGACAAGTCGACGGTCACGCTGGGAGGCGCCGGCGGTACGACCGTCACCAACGTCAAGGCGGGAACGGTCTCGGCCACCTCGACCGACGCGGTCAACGGATCGCAGCTCTATGCGACGAACGTCAACGTCGCCAACAATACGACGGCGATCACCAACCTCTCCAACAGCGTCGCCAACGGCAGCGCCGGTCCGGTCCAATATTCGAACCCAGACGATCCGACGACGCCGAATGGTGGCACGCGTACCAACGATCTGACACTGGTTGGTGCTGCCGCAGGCTCCGTCGGTCTCCACAATGTCGGCAACGGCTCGATCTCGGCGGGGTCGACCGATGCGGTCAACGGCGGCCAGGTTTATGCCCTTGCGCTGACCGCGGTGAATGCGGTCTCCTACGACACGGACGCCAATGGCAATCGTACCAATACGGTCACCCTTGCCGGCGGCAATCTGGCAGCGCCCGTAACCATTGCCAACGTCGCCGACGGTACGGTTGCAGCTGGATCGACCGAGGCGGTGAACGGCGGACAGCTTTACACTACGAACCAGGCGGTAACGACGGCCCAGACGACGGCGAACACCGCGCTCGCGCTTGGCCAGAATTCCGTCCAGTACGACAATGCCAGCCATACCGATGTGACGCTCGGCAGTACGGGTGGTGATGATACGCCGAGCGCTCCCGTCGCGGTGCACAATGTCGCTGCCGGCACCTCGCCGACCGATGCGGTCAACCTCGCCCAGCTCAACAGCGGGATCAACAGCGCGGTGACACAGGCCAATAGCTACACCGACCAACGCTTCGCAGCGATCAACTACGATCTGCGAAAGGTGCGCCGCGACAGCTATGCCGGCACCGCAGGCGCGCTTGCGGCGGCAGGCCTGCCGCAGGCCTATGAGGCGGGCAAAGGCATGGTCGCGATGGCGGGCGGCACGTATCAGGGCCAGTCCGCTTTCGCACTCGGCCTGTCGAAAGCAATGAACGACAGCCACACGGTGGTGAAACTCAGCGCCACCTACGACACCCAGGGCCGCGCCGGTGGCGCGGCTGGCGTCGGCTACCAGTTCTGA
- a CDS encoding sensor domain-containing phosphodiesterase: MFDPASPFDAAAERERSVALAKLGIFDTPPDAEFDDIARLAAMVLGVESAAVTLIDDSRQWFKARHGIPFAKTPREISFCIHAAAASEVLIVPDALNDERFSANPLVTCVGGIRFYAGFPLVLASGHCAGTLCAFDPAPRFGLTEAQRALLIDLAKIATRLLESHAERRMGQIAARVVQTTADAVLCVNDEGRITFWSRGAETMFGYGADVMLGRSFRKIVPQPPGDDRSGTSVLSLFEALAGSTVELGAVGADGEEFPVELSLTRWRDGKTAGDFAAIVRDVSQRRQLEHERRHEREFLDAIIANLPAMLFVKDAITRKYLLVNRAGEDLIGLTADELVGHTDKELFPEYGDAYERRDTEAFIAAIPRSFESIFVRDDGTAVHLRTRRIVVDGPTRSRQYILGMSEDMTHVRKAEAEIMRLAHFDTVTGLLNRGNFMDRLKRLIEAGVPIVLLGIDLDRFKAVNDQFGHLLGDEVLAQVGDRLRALVEPSDIVARVGGDEFAVILMTKNPELRAGSVAQAVVASLAHPFVTDRATAYIGGSVGMAAAPDDATTLRELRHCVDLALYRAKAEGRGTVCTFSRDMDAQARDRQALEADLRAAMSANEINLVYQPILAAENGQISSVEALARWAHPTRGQIGPDVFIPLAEECGFIGQLGEHLLRRACTDALTWPAHIRVAVNLSPLQIQAGRLSATIGEILDQTGLAAERLQLEVTEGLVIRDVERTFIELERLRSLGIQILMDDFGVGYSSLSYFERFRFDKVKIDRSFVSNIASSQSSKAIIKAVIGLGRDLGMGIVAEGVETHEQMEELVRLGCTHFQGFLFSKPLDASMIAAFSQTFPKAAGRSNATRRVRQSARYRLAHAANH, translated from the coding sequence ATGTTCGATCCCGCTTCGCCTTTCGATGCCGCTGCCGAACGCGAGCGAAGTGTCGCGCTCGCGAAGCTCGGCATATTCGACACGCCGCCGGACGCTGAGTTCGACGACATCGCGCGCCTGGCGGCCATGGTGCTTGGCGTCGAAAGTGCCGCGGTCACATTGATCGACGACAGTCGGCAGTGGTTCAAGGCGCGACACGGCATTCCCTTTGCCAAAACTCCGCGCGAGATATCATTCTGCATTCACGCAGCGGCTGCATCTGAGGTGCTCATCGTACCTGATGCATTGAACGACGAGCGGTTCAGCGCCAATCCGCTCGTGACATGCGTCGGGGGGATCCGCTTCTACGCAGGCTTTCCCCTTGTTCTCGCATCCGGACATTGCGCTGGAACCCTATGCGCATTCGACCCCGCGCCCCGTTTTGGTCTCACCGAGGCGCAGCGCGCTCTTCTGATCGATCTCGCGAAGATCGCCACACGTCTGCTGGAGAGCCACGCGGAACGGCGCATGGGACAGATTGCAGCCCGGGTGGTGCAGACGACCGCCGATGCCGTGCTGTGCGTCAACGACGAAGGTCGTATCACCTTCTGGTCGCGCGGCGCGGAAACGATGTTCGGCTATGGTGCCGACGTCATGCTCGGCCGCTCCTTCAGGAAGATCGTGCCGCAGCCGCCAGGCGACGATAGATCAGGAACCTCCGTTCTTTCCTTGTTCGAGGCGTTGGCCGGCAGTACCGTCGAGCTCGGTGCGGTCGGTGCAGACGGAGAGGAATTTCCCGTCGAACTGTCGCTTACCCGGTGGAGAGACGGGAAAACGGCCGGCGACTTTGCCGCCATCGTCCGCGATGTCAGCCAACGCCGGCAGTTGGAGCACGAACGAAGGCACGAACGAGAGTTCCTCGATGCGATTATCGCCAACCTGCCTGCCATGCTCTTCGTCAAGGATGCGATCACCCGCAAATATCTTCTGGTCAACCGGGCCGGGGAAGATCTCATCGGACTGACGGCAGACGAGCTCGTCGGGCATACCGACAAGGAGCTCTTCCCCGAATATGGCGATGCCTACGAACGTCGCGACACCGAAGCGTTCATCGCCGCGATCCCACGCAGCTTCGAAAGCATATTCGTTCGCGATGACGGGACAGCGGTTCATCTCCGCACCCGCAGGATCGTCGTGGATGGCCCTACCCGCAGCCGGCAGTACATCCTCGGCATGTCGGAAGACATGACGCACGTCCGCAAGGCCGAAGCCGAGATCATGCGGTTGGCGCATTTTGACACGGTCACCGGCCTGCTCAACCGCGGCAACTTCATGGACCGGCTCAAGCGGTTGATCGAAGCTGGCGTGCCGATCGTCCTCCTCGGCATCGACCTCGACCGCTTCAAGGCGGTCAATGACCAGTTCGGGCATCTGCTGGGAGACGAGGTGCTTGCCCAGGTCGGTGATCGCCTGCGAGCCCTGGTGGAGCCGAGCGACATCGTGGCACGGGTCGGAGGAGACGAATTCGCCGTCATCCTCATGACCAAAAACCCCGAACTTCGGGCCGGATCGGTAGCACAGGCCGTCGTTGCCAGCCTCGCCCACCCCTTCGTCACCGACCGCGCCACGGCTTATATCGGTGGTAGCGTCGGAATGGCGGCGGCCCCCGACGACGCCACCACGTTGCGCGAGCTTCGCCATTGCGTTGATCTGGCGCTGTATCGCGCCAAGGCGGAGGGCCGTGGCACGGTGTGCACCTTCAGCCGCGACATGGACGCGCAGGCACGTGACCGACAGGCACTCGAAGCCGACCTGCGCGCGGCGATGTCCGCCAACGAGATCAACCTCGTCTATCAGCCCATCCTCGCCGCCGAGAACGGCCAGATCTCCAGCGTGGAGGCGCTCGCACGCTGGGCACATCCAACGCGAGGTCAAATCGGGCCTGACGTGTTCATCCCTCTTGCAGAGGAATGCGGCTTCATCGGGCAACTGGGTGAACATCTGCTTCGCCGGGCATGCACGGATGCACTGACCTGGCCCGCCCACATCCGTGTTGCTGTGAACCTGTCGCCTCTCCAGATACAGGCGGGCAGGCTCTCCGCGACGATAGGAGAGATTCTGGATCAGACAGGTCTGGCGGCCGAGCGCCTTCAGCTCGAAGTGACGGAAGGCCTCGTTATACGCGACGTCGAGCGAACATTTATCGAGCTCGAGCGGCTGCGGTCCCTCGGAATCCAGATCCTCATGGATGACTTTGGCGTTGGCTACTCGTCCCTGAGCTATTTCGAGCGCTTCAGGTTCGACAAGGTCAAGATCGACAGGTCCTTCGTGTCCAACATCGCCTCTTCCCAATCGTCCAAAGCGATCATCAAAGCCGTGATCGGCCTGGGGCGTGATCTCGGGATGGGCATTGTCGCCGAAGGCGTCGAGACACACGAGCAGATGGAAGAACTCGTCCGTCTCGGATGCACCCATTTTCAGGGCTTCCTGTTCAGCAAACCGCTTGATGCCTCGATGATAGCGGCGTTCTCTCAGACCTTCCCGAAAGCGGCAGGACGCTCGAACGCCACGAGACGAGTGCGGCAGAGCGCCCGCTATCGCCTTGCCCACGCCGCCAACCATTGA
- a CDS encoding AsmA family protein has product MIDRGWLDRPIAGWASHKLGHVVQFDSLDAHLLSADPWFAVRHLTIYGPKWALGSRLAQVDALEAHLELRPLLWGEVRIPTLILEHPRLRLIRLRDGRNNWTMRGTSPSRPPFAVLAGTRTFRIKDGELSFADNNRDVRFTGTFSQDGRPSLPFALRGRGQVREGEFELAARGGPLHGASVRRPYPFVAHLADGRLSLDAKGTSGQPFDLVRYDLAIASRGPNLADLAYLFDLKTPNSAPFSLTTHAKANGPLVSFGDLTGRTGKSDFTGWIRSDQTTPRHKVTAHLRSSHWSREDVEAWLSPVPPRAIARSTSGRLLVKPRGPWILSDEPFPVDQLRAVDSVSRIQIGSVDGYAVPLKAVKAEIALDHGRLAITKLSANVQGGTLSGNVRLDASRANPILQVKADVHAIDLSRISTPASLRMGGLLDLRIHMRGAGRSVHSAAAAASGGGAIRVTGGRLPRPAAFLLGGDALRAVGTFGRKNDPLSLDCARATFAGSGSKMNVEDFAIVTPEGFTAGQGWLDLATERFSLTLRGQPAHRRLFQVAMPVSLHGSLARPSASLLPARNAEKLGLKGKLGVALSPLAAILPLGKAPPASIGCR; this is encoded by the coding sequence ATGATCGATCGCGGTTGGCTCGATCGTCCGATCGCCGGCTGGGCGTCGCACAAACTCGGGCACGTCGTTCAATTCGACTCGCTGGACGCCCACCTCCTGTCTGCTGACCCCTGGTTCGCCGTGCGCCACCTCACAATCTATGGGCCGAAATGGGCGTTGGGCAGCAGGCTTGCGCAGGTCGACGCGCTCGAAGCCCATCTCGAGTTACGTCCACTGCTTTGGGGCGAGGTGCGGATTCCCACCCTGATCCTGGAGCACCCTCGACTTCGTCTGATCCGCCTTCGCGATGGGCGCAATAACTGGACCATGCGCGGAACCTCGCCGAGCCGGCCTCCCTTCGCGGTGCTCGCTGGCACCCGTACGTTCAGGATCAAGGACGGCGAACTGTCTTTCGCCGATAATAACCGGGATGTTCGTTTTACCGGTACCTTCTCTCAAGACGGCCGCCCGTCACTACCGTTCGCACTTCGGGGAAGAGGCCAGGTGCGAGAAGGCGAGTTCGAACTTGCAGCGCGTGGTGGCCCCCTTCACGGCGCCTCCGTGAGGCGACCCTACCCATTCGTCGCGCATCTGGCCGACGGCCGGCTCAGTCTCGATGCAAAGGGCACGAGCGGCCAGCCCTTCGATCTTGTCCGCTATGATCTCGCAATCGCGTCCCGGGGCCCGAACCTTGCCGACCTTGCCTATCTGTTCGACCTGAAAACGCCCAACTCGGCACCGTTCTCGCTGACCACGCATGCGAAGGCGAACGGCCCGCTGGTGAGCTTCGGCGATCTGACTGGACGGACGGGCAAGAGCGATTTCACCGGCTGGATCCGTTCCGATCAGACTACGCCACGCCATAAGGTGACGGCGCACTTACGATCGAGCCACTGGAGCCGGGAAGACGTGGAGGCATGGCTGTCTCCGGTGCCCCCGAGGGCCATCGCACGCAGCACGTCCGGGCGATTGCTCGTGAAGCCGCGAGGGCCCTGGATCCTGTCGGACGAACCCTTTCCGGTCGATCAGCTTCGGGCAGTGGATTCTGTGTCGCGCATCCAAATCGGTTCGGTCGATGGCTACGCCGTTCCGCTGAAAGCAGTGAAGGCGGAAATAGCGCTCGATCACGGCAGGCTGGCTATCACGAAGCTGAGCGCCAACGTGCAGGGTGGCACGCTCTCCGGCAACGTCCGACTGGATGCCAGCCGAGCCAACCCGATCCTTCAGGTCAAGGCAGACGTTCATGCCATCGATCTGAGCCGGATTTCGACGCCGGCATCATTGCGCATGGGCGGTCTGCTGGATCTGCGGATTCACATGCGAGGCGCCGGCCGCTCCGTCCATTCCGCCGCCGCCGCGGCGTCAGGGGGCGGCGCGATACGAGTAACCGGCGGGCGGCTGCCTCGACCGGCGGCCTTCCTGCTCGGCGGCGATGCTCTTCGCGCGGTTGGAACCTTCGGGCGGAAGAACGATCCCCTGTCGCTGGATTGTGCGCGCGCGACGTTCGCGGGTTCCGGGAGCAAAATGAACGTCGAGGATTTCGCGATTGTCACGCCCGAGGGTTTCACTGCGGGACAGGGCTGGCTAGATTTGGCGACGGAACGCTTCTCGCTCACGCTGAGGGGGCAGCCTGCCCATCGACGCCTTTTCCAGGTTGCAATGCCGGTGTCGCTGCATGGATCGCTCGCCCGGCCATCCGCCAGTCTCTTGCCTGCGCGCAATGCCGAGAAACTCGGCTTGAAAGGCAAACTCGGCGTAGCTCTCTCCCCGCTCGCAGCGATACTTCCGTTGGGCAAAGCCCCACCAGCCAGCATAGGCTGTCGATGA